CGGCGCGGTGCAGCGACGCTTCGCCGCGCCGGTGGTGTTCACCCCGCAATGGGATCGCGTGCCGGGCGCATCGCCGTGCCTGGTTGGCGGTGGATGGGAGATGGATGGCGTGAGGTTCCGCTTCCTGCACCCGGACCTGCATTTCCCGGCGTTCCGCAACCCGTCGAGCTGCGTACTGCGGGTCGAGACCGCCCATGGCGCAGCGCTGCTGCCGGGCGATATCGACGCGGTCGTCGAACGGCTGCTGGTGCGGCGCGAGCCGGAAGCCTTCGCAGCCGACATCGTGGTGGCCGCGCACCACGGCAGCCGGACTTCGTCCGATCCGGCCCTTGTGCGGGCCAGCGGTGCCCGGGTGGTCGTGATGTCGGCCGGCCATGGCAGCCGCTTCGGCCATCCGCACGAAGCGGTCGTCACGCGCTGGCGCGAGGCCGGAGCCGCCGTCGGCACCACCGCCGGTGGCGGCGCGACCCGGCTGCGGCTGCAGGCCGGTGGCCCCGCTGTCGTCCAGCAGCGGACGCATCGCTGGCGGCTCTGGGACGCCGTGCAGCAGGCCGATGCACGCGCTGCGCGGACCGGGGCCGCCGCGCGGGCTGGGCTATCCTATTCGCCGGACTGAAGACGGCCATCGGCCGAAGGGGTAGGCGTGCTCGAACTGGTGAAGGCCGGCGGCTGGCCGATGCTGCCGTTGCTGCTGCTGTCGGCCGTGGCGTTGGCGATCATTGTCGAGCGCTTCTGGGCCCTGCGCCGCAAGGCGGTGCTCCCGCCCGGGCTGGGCGCGGAAGTCCGCGCCTGGGCCGCACGCGGCACGCTCGATCCGGCGCACATCGAATCGCTGCGGGGCACTTCGCCGCTCGGTGCCCTGCTCGCCGCGGCGCTCGACGTGCGCAACCGGCCCCGCGAGGAAATCCGCGAGCGTGTCGAGGATGTCGGCCGCCATGTGGCACATCGCATGGAACGCTATCTCAATGCCCTTGGCACCATTGCCGCCGCAGGGCCGCTGCTGGGCCTGTTCGGCACGGTGGTCGGCATGATCCAGATGTTCCTGGGGGTGATGGACCACGGCGTCGGCGATGTCAGCCAACTGGCCGGCGGCATCGGCAAGGCGCTGGTGTGCGCTGCTGCGGGCATGGTCGTCGCGGTGCCGGCGTTGATGTTCCACCGCCACTTCCGCGCCCGCATCGACGGCCACATCGTGCAGATGGAGCACGAGGCGATCGCGCTGATGGATGTCATCGATCCGCGCAACCGCCGCGGCGCGCAGGTGCAGGCACCGGTGCAGGGCTGACGCATGCGTATCCGCGACCGCCGGGCCGAGGACAATCCCGAACTGAACCTGGTCCCGTTGATCGACGTGATCCTGGTGCTGATCATCTTCTTCGTGATCACCACCACCTTCGACACGCGGTCGGTGCTCAAGCTGGAGCTGCCGCAGGCCACCGGCGAGCGCAGCGATGCCCAGGACGGGACGCTGAGCCTGCTGATCAATGCCGACGGCCGTTATTTCGTCGACGACCGCGAAGCGCTGCGCACGGACGTCGAATCGCTCAAGCGCACAATCGCCGAAGTCGCCGGCGACGATCGCGAACGCACCGTGCTGCTGCGCGCCGATGCGCGTACGCCCTGGCAGGCGGTCGTCACCGCCTACGATGCCCTGGGCCAGCTCGGCTTCAAGCGCATCGCCAATGCGACCGCGCCACAGACGGGGGCAGCGCCTGCCGCCGCCACGCAAGAGGAGTGAGATGAATACCGTCGTGGATGAGGCGCAGCGCGAAGCGCCGACCCCCGGCCCCGCGCGCGCCGACCGCGCCTGGCCGGTCTATCGCAGGCTGCTGAAGTTCGCCACCGATTACCGGGGGCTGCTGGCGGTCGCGCTGGCCGGGATGCTGATCGAGGCCATCGCCGGCGGCGCCTTCACCAAGATGATGGAACCCATCATCGACGAGACCTTCGTCGGCGAGAACGCAGGCCTGAACCTGTGGCTGCCGGCGGCGATCATCGGCCTGTTCGTGATGCGCGGCATCGCGGGTTATCTCGCCGACTACAACATGGCCAAGGCCGGCCGCGGCATCGCCCGCGACCTGCGCGTGCGCGTACTGGGCAAGTATCTGCGCCTGCCGGGCATGCGCTTCGATGCCGAGCCGGTGCCGTCGATGCTGGTGCGGCTGGGTTCGGATTCCGACCAGGTTTCGCAGGCAGCGGTCGATGCAGCCAAGGTGATGATCCAGCAGTCGCTGCAGATCATCGCCTCGCTCGTGGTGATGCTGTGGACCAGCTGGCAGGTGACGCTGACGATCCTCGTGATCGCACCGCCGCTGTCGTGGATCATGGGCAAGGTCGCGCGTCGCTACCGCCGCGTCAGCCACAACATCCAGGACAGCTCGGCGCTGCTGCTGCAGGCGGCCGACCAGTCGCTGAGCAACCAGCAGGAAGTGAAGATCTACGGCGCGCAGGCGGCCGAGAACGCGCGCTATCGCGCAGTCGCCGACGCCCACATGCGCCTCAACCTCAAGGTCGAGGCGACGCGCGCGATCTCGTCGGCCGTGGTGCAGCTGATGGGCTCGGTGGGCCTGGCGCTGCTGATCGTCATTGCCGGTTACGAAGCCTCGCAGGGGCGCCTGACCGCCGGCGGCTTCGTCGCGCTGATGATCGCCATGATGGCGATCATTCCCGCGCTCAAGCAGCTGACCAACGTGCAGAACATGCTGCAGCGGGGCGTGGCCTCGGCCGAGCGACTGTTCGAGATCCTCGATGCCGAAGACGAGCGCGACACCGGCAGCCTGCCGCTGGGCCGGGCCCGCGGCGAGATCGAGTTCCGCCACGTGAGCGCGCGCTATCCCGGCCAGTCGGAACCGGCGCTGCAGGACATCAGTTTCGTGGCGAAACCCGGCACGGTGACCGCGATCGTCGGTCGCTCCGGCAGCGGCAAGTCCACGTTGATCAAGCTGATCCCGCGCTTCTACATGCAGGTCGAGGGCGAGATCCTCCTCGACGGCCATCCGATCGACGACTACCGGCTGGCGGACGTGCGGCGCCAGATCGCGCTGGTCGGGCAGCAGGTGATGCTGTTCGACGACACCGTGGCCGCCAATGTGGCCTACGGGGAGATGGCGGGCGTCTCGCCCGAGGCGCTCGATGCGGCGATCCGCGATGCGAATGCGATGGAGTTCGTCGAGAAGCTGCCCAGGAAGCTCGACAGCGGCATCGGCAGCCGCGGCGGCCGCCTGTCGGGCGGCCAGCGCCAGCGTCTCGCCATCGCCCGGGCGATGCTCAAGGACGCGCCGATCCTGATCCTCGACGAGGCGACCGCGGCGCTGGACACGGAATCCGAGCGTCTGGTGCAGGATGCGCTCGAGCACCTCATGCCCGACCGCACCACGCTGGTCATCGCGCATCGGCTGTCGACGATCGAGCATGCCGACCAGGTGCTGGTCCTCGATCACGGTCGCCTCGTCGAGCAGGGCACGCACCAGCAACTGCTCGCGCAGGACGGCCTGTATGCCCGTCTGCACCGGATGCAGTTCCGCGAGAGCGGAGACCAGGCCGGATGAAGGCACCGCAGTACTGGTTCGACGGCAGCCGCCCCCCGCTGCATGCGCGGGCGCTGGCCCGTGTGTACGGGGCGGCGTCACGCATGCGGCGCAGGTTGCTGCGCACGCGCAAGGTCGATCGGCCGGTGCTGGTGATCGGCAACCTGATCGCCGGCGGCAGCGGCAAGACACCGCTGACGATCGCCGTCGTGGAACGTTTGCGTGCGGCCGGCTGGACGCCGGGCGTCGCCAGTCGGGGCTATGGCCGCGACGATGCGCGCAACCCGCGCTGGGTGGAGCCGGTGACCGATCCGGTGCTGGCCGGCGACGAGCCGGTGCTGATCGCCGCGCGCACCGGTGCCAAGGTACGGGTGGACGCCGATCGCGTGGCCGCCGCCGTCGCCCTGATACGCGCCGGCTGCGACATCGTGGTCTGCGATGACGGGCTGCAGCACTACCGCCTGCAGCGCGACGTCGAGATCGAGGTCATCGACGGCAAGCGACGCTACGGAAATGGCCTGCTGATCCCCGCGGGCCCGATGCGCGAGCCCGCCGCGCGCAGTGCGCGCTGCGACTTCCGCGTGCTCAACGTCGGCAGTGCCGGCGATATCGAGGCCGCGTTCGGCGAGTGGCCGATGCGCCTCGCGACCGGGCAGGCATTGCCGCTGCTGGGTGGCCGCGCGCTGCCGCTGTCGCGTTTCTCCGGCCAGCGTGTGCATGCGGTCGCGGGGATCGGCGATCCCGAACGCTTCTTCGACACCCTGCGCAGCCATGGCATCGCCGTGGTCCCGCATGCGTTCGCCGACCATCATCGCTACACACCCGAGGACCTGCGCTTCGGCAGTGATCTGCCGGTGCTGATGACCGAGAAGGACGCGGTGAAATGCATGCGCTTCGCCGGCGAGCGCCACTTCAGCGTTCCGGTATACGGCGAATTGCCCGAGGCGTTCTGGATCGCGCTGCTGGACCGGCTGGCGAAGCTGCGCTGAAGTCGCGGTCGCCGCCGGGCCGCAGCGAATCCCGTCCGCTTCCGGGGGCGCAGGCCGATGCCGGCCTGTCTGGCGCCTGAGAGTGTCTGATCGGGGGCGAAGGTTCGCAGCCGGGCCG
The genomic region above belongs to Luteimonas chenhongjianii and contains:
- a CDS encoding MotA/TolQ/ExbB proton channel family protein, translating into MLELVKAGGWPMLPLLLLSAVALAIIVERFWALRRKAVLPPGLGAEVRAWAARGTLDPAHIESLRGTSPLGALLAAALDVRNRPREEIRERVEDVGRHVAHRMERYLNALGTIAAAGPLLGLFGTVVGMIQMFLGVMDHGVGDVSQLAGGIGKALVCAAAGMVVAVPALMFHRHFRARIDGHIVQMEHEAIALMDVIDPRNRRGAQVQAPVQG
- a CDS encoding ExbD/TolR family protein, which produces MRIRDRRAEDNPELNLVPLIDVILVLIIFFVITTTFDTRSVLKLELPQATGERSDAQDGTLSLLINADGRYFVDDREALRTDVESLKRTIAEVAGDDRERTVLLRADARTPWQAVVTAYDALGQLGFKRIANATAPQTGAAPAAATQEE
- the msbA gene encoding lipid A export permease/ATP-binding protein MsbA — translated: MNTVVDEAQREAPTPGPARADRAWPVYRRLLKFATDYRGLLAVALAGMLIEAIAGGAFTKMMEPIIDETFVGENAGLNLWLPAAIIGLFVMRGIAGYLADYNMAKAGRGIARDLRVRVLGKYLRLPGMRFDAEPVPSMLVRLGSDSDQVSQAAVDAAKVMIQQSLQIIASLVVMLWTSWQVTLTILVIAPPLSWIMGKVARRYRRVSHNIQDSSALLLQAADQSLSNQQEVKIYGAQAAENARYRAVADAHMRLNLKVEATRAISSAVVQLMGSVGLALLIVIAGYEASQGRLTAGGFVALMIAMMAIIPALKQLTNVQNMLQRGVASAERLFEILDAEDERDTGSLPLGRARGEIEFRHVSARYPGQSEPALQDISFVAKPGTVTAIVGRSGSGKSTLIKLIPRFYMQVEGEILLDGHPIDDYRLADVRRQIALVGQQVMLFDDTVAANVAYGEMAGVSPEALDAAIRDANAMEFVEKLPRKLDSGIGSRGGRLSGGQRQRLAIARAMLKDAPILILDEATAALDTESERLVQDALEHLMPDRTTLVIAHRLSTIEHADQVLVLDHGRLVEQGTHQQLLAQDGLYARLHRMQFRESGDQAG
- the lpxK gene encoding tetraacyldisaccharide 4'-kinase, yielding MKAPQYWFDGSRPPLHARALARVYGAASRMRRRLLRTRKVDRPVLVIGNLIAGGSGKTPLTIAVVERLRAAGWTPGVASRGYGRDDARNPRWVEPVTDPVLAGDEPVLIAARTGAKVRVDADRVAAAVALIRAGCDIVVCDDGLQHYRLQRDVEIEVIDGKRRYGNGLLIPAGPMREPAARSARCDFRVLNVGSAGDIEAAFGEWPMRLATGQALPLLGGRALPLSRFSGQRVHAVAGIGDPERFFDTLRSHGIAVVPHAFADHHRYTPEDLRFGSDLPVLMTEKDAVKCMRFAGERHFSVPVYGELPEAFWIALLDRLAKLR